TAGAAGGAAGTTTTCCCGTATAAGAAGACCTACCATTGTAGCTTCTTCTTCCAATACTAATAACAGTCCCGAAGGGTTTTCTTGGCTGCAACTTTCACAGTCCATTCGCCGTGGTTCCGAACGTTTCTTGAATCAATTGGAAGACTCTGTGAAGAAAGAGACAGGTTTTGATTTTCAGGATGTTAAAGTTAAAGTTGGGGAATTTTCAGGTCGAGCTGTTGATTCAGCCAAGAATGGCCAAATTTCGCTGCAACGTTTTCAGTCTGAGTTGTTTCCTGAGTTCTTGAATTGGAACAAATTCGAGTCCTGGAAGGTGAACTTTTGCATTTTTCGTATTTGAGTTATTTGTAAAACTTTGTGCTCACATTATCCTTTTTCCTCCTTCCTTCAGGACGTCAAAAAATGGGATTCCAAAAGAGTTGGTGTCTTCATTCTCTATATTATAGTTACGGTATGTTCttgtcaaaaaatatatatggcaATTCGAGCTCCTATTATTAATAGGGAAAGAAAAGAGCTAACTGAGGCATACATGGAAGCATTGATTCCTGAACCTACTCCTGCTAATGTCAAAAGGTAAAACACAAATCAACCGCTaactgttttctttttttatgaatacTTGACATTCAGAGATTGATATGATGTCATGTTTTGATCGGTCTGAGGTGCATCTTGAATTTTCTACCTTTTCTTTTGATGATAAaggttttattaaaaaaaaaccagTTCCAAGGAAGTGTTTGAGAAACATAAGATAGGAAACAGTTTATGGCTGCAATGTCTTTGGAAATTCTTAAGTCACTTTGTAAGCATCCTTTAATTTACCTAAAAAACTTGTAGGAATATTTATACCTATGAATGGCTTCAGCTTTTCTTTCAATACACCTACCATTTCATCTTTACATAATATCCACATAATACAAGCCAGGATAGTGTCTCAAATCTCCTTTGCTCCTTTCGGAGTCCTTACAGAATCAATCATGACCCCACTAATCCCCAGTCCACTGTACTTCCGACCTTTTCCAAAGTTTCTATATCTTGTGATGGATTGGGGGAGTTTAAGGGGAGCAGTCTTGCAGCCTTTTCATAAGACAAGCCTATTCCAAAGCACGTCCCATGATGGAGACAAATGATTCTCTGATAGTTTAAAGATTTGATTAGACTCTTATTTGACCATTGAACTTTTCTTAGATGGGGTAAAAGCTCAATATTTCTAGATTTTAGTTTGATCTGGGCcatcatcataaaatcaaatcaatgcAGTTTATGAATAGGAGGAAACATTTACCCATGCCACCTTATGCAAGTATGTCTTGTTGCTTGATCCAATTGGTGATCTAAGATGTTTTGTAATCTCTCAACTCCTTTCTTGGACATGTATTCTTATAGATTCAAGAAAGGTTTGTGGAGGAAGACTACCCCCAAAGGTCTAAAGTTAAAGAAGTTCATTGAAGCAGCAGATGGAACACTTATTCATGACAGTTCCTATGTTGGTGAAGATGCTTGGGAAGATGATTCTGGCAGTCATAATATGAAAGAGGTGATAGACCATGATACTAGATTGAGAGTAGAGGATAAAGAGACTCTGAAAGAGAATCTTGGAATTTCAGGTGAGTTTTGTTATTAGCCTTGCATTATTTTTAAGTACGTAACGATCCTCCTCCATCATTTTTCCttcattctaaaaaaaaaagatgcagGAGAATTTTATAGTAGTATTTTATCatctttgaatttatttttattttaaaaagaataagcTGCACTCTGCAAgctcattttttgtattttcatgcTCCCCCAAGTAATGGTAAAACTTTTGAACGGGTGGACtttcccttttatttttggtttgggTGAAGGGGAGGGGGGATGTATATTTACCAGTATTCTAAAAGGTGAGTGAAGTTGGTCGCAGTCCCATGTATTTTCATAAGCAGGTTGAAAAGTTACTGCAAAGTCATGATACAAGTAGATGTGATGCCGTGTATCAATTTGAGGGcacttttttttgtgtttttttaaaagcagCTGGACAAAAGAATGCTGTTTGTTGTCACCGTTTAAGAAAACATGAGTTAGAAATTTTAAACTTctatattaaatatgaaaagtatattaaaagttaaaattttattatatagactattacataaataattcaataaatttacactaacaaaataatttcatatattatgTTAATGATAGGCTCCTTTTTGCTGCCTATTCCACTTTTGTAGTTCTTGCATCCACTGGATGCTTTGTTATTAATAGTTTAATACAACTCTTacttcatccaaaaaaaaaaaattcatataatacgttaatttttcacttttaacagatttaataatttattactcTACCTTACTTGAAAAAACTCCACTAAattcttttacataatttaacaaaagaaacttctataaagtataaacataaaaagattttgaaaaaaatattttaaagtgaaatatcaattgtttagtgtcgCCTGCCTCTTCATAAGAGGCTCATTAGCAGGAAAAGTATtccttagaaccttgatgacgacaTTGAAGCTCACATTAAGCGAGGAGAAACGCTAAACATGTTTTGAGCCTTGCTTCAGGGCTTAAGTGCACCTCTGACAACACTGGTTAAATAGTACATAATTTATGTTTCAAGCTttgggaaaaatatttttgctgCCAAAAAAGTATTTTGGACATAAGTCTTCAAACTTCTTCAACCGGGTAAATATCATTCTAACTTTCTAGTATTACCTTTTGCTTtgtatttgttattttagttatttgaCTTTGCAGATAGTTTTAAAATAGTTGTTAGAATTTTAGTATGTCAACTAGAAAATATGAATTCAATTAACAAAGCCtctcattcaatttttttaaaagaagtttAAGGCCTCCTGTTCAGTTTTGGCTTTAGGCCGCTAATGTTCTTGAGCCACCTTTGGTTGGTTAAGTATGTATTCATGCTTCATAGTAAAATGCATAAATAACTAGTGTCAAACGTTTCATTGTATGTTTTGCATGGTACAGCTTAACTTGTTGGTAAGTTTGCCAGGCAGAGATGTAGTAAATCGAGTTAAGCTCAGAATATAGCTGAAAGGTATGAAGGAAAACCAATTAAGCTAGAACTGATCTGATTACGTTCTTGAGGTTCCCAGGAAGCCCTAATTTTATAGACTTCAGTGACCATTTatcgtaaaaaaaaatttaagttgccAAGTGAATCCAAATTATGTTAGTAGTCTATTTAAgcatttcttttcctttttttttgcaGCTGAAAATCAGGATATGGGAGGAACATGGCGTGCAAGACTTCAAGAATGGCACAAAATTCTTAGGAAGGAGAAGATGGCAGAACAATTAGATTCAGTAAATGCGAGGTATGTGGTTGAATTTGACATGAAGGAAGTTGAGAAGAGCCTTCGCAAAGATGTGGTTGAGAAGACAAGAGAAACTCAAGGAACCAGGGCATTGTGGATCTCGAAAAGATGGTGGAGATATCGCCCGAAACTTCCCTATAtctattttcttcaaaaacttGATACTTCTGAGGTAAATGTTTCACTTTCTCACTTCTGTATCTCTTCATACTCAGATATGGTTGGTCCCTTCTGGTTCTAATGCTTCCAAGTGGAAATAAGTGTGGATGCTTTTAAATCTACAGTATTAATGCATACATGGTACATTTTAAGGATTGTACTTCAACTTGTGGCATGGGTGATATGATGCCGCCCtattcttcattcttttgaatGATGTTATAAGGGAAAATAGCAAAAGATagattttttaaacaaaacacTTGCCTTTGCTTGAACTCTAGCTGGAAACTAAAATTCTCTGGTTCATGTGGATCAAACTAATTTATTATCTTTACTCGGATATGGACGCACTTTCAACTAGATTTACTGACTTAGTGTTCTGCAGGTGGCTGCTATAGTCTTCACAGAGGATCTGAAGAGAGTGTTTGTCACAATGAAAGAAGGATTCCCTCTTGAATATATTGTGCGTAAGACATATTAACCTTTCCAGAATAAAGTCTCACTGTTCCTGAATCCCTGACCTTTATACTGATTAATGTATTCTCCTCTCAGGTTGATATTCCACTAGATCCTTTCTTATTTGAGATGATATCAAGTTCTGGAGCTGAAGTAGATCTACTTCAGAAGCGGCAGATTCATTACTTTTTCAAAGTTCTTTTTGCTTTATTGCCTGGAATACTGATTTTGTGGTTTATAAGAGAATCTATGATGCTTCTGAACATCACGACAAATCGCCTCCTCTATAAGAAATATAAACAACTCTTCGATATGGCTTATgctgaaaattttattttggtaaCTTTTTATCATCTAATACaagtctcttttattttttctgaatATTTTGAATCTACAGTCACCTTTTAACTCCTATTCCTTGCCTACTTAGCCAGTTGGAGAAGTTGGTGAGACGAAATCGATGTATAAAGAAATTGTATTGGGAGGAGATGTTTGGGATCTTTtggatgaattgatgatttatatgGGAAATCCAATGCAATATTATGAGAAAGATGTCAAATTTGTGCGGGTAAACTCAATGATCCTTTCAAGACTTGCTAAAACTATATATTATGCAAATCTTGTTCAGTATGATTCATTTAATGCACTGCAGGGTGTGCTTCTGTCTGGCCCCCCTGGAACAGGTAAAACACTGTTTGCTCGGACACTTGCAAAGGAAAGTGGGATGCCTTTTGTATTTGCTTCTGGTGCAGAGTTTACTGATAGTGAAAAGAGTGGTGCTGCACGAATCAATGAAATGTTTTCTGTTGCTAGGAGAAATGTAAGTCTACTTcatctaataaaaaaattgacatcatATAGGGATGGGAATGTTcctcaaagtaaaaaaattgcATCTTATGATTTCTGTACCGAAAGCAGCTACCGGTCAAAAGTTAAAgggagggggggaggggggggatAAGTCTCCAAGGAAGCTTCTAAACCAGTAACAAATATTCAGTCTAACTCAAAACCAGAAACTTATTTTTGTCTAATGTGCTTTTACAATGCAGTAAGCATAAGTTACTTTAACTGTTAgtcttttttcaatttatgttaaACTCTTGGTTTCactatttgaagtttgaaccaAACACGAATAGCCAGGTCTTGAGCATGCTGAGTCACTACTGGGGATgaagtacaacaacaacaatccaATATATTCCCACATGTGGGGTCTGTGGAGGGTCAGGTGTACGTAGACCCCTACCTTGAGGGGGTATAGAGGTTGTTTTCCGATATACCCTTGGCTCGAGAATAGGTTTGAAAGAAGAACAAGAGTAAAAATCAATGATGAAgataatgaagaaagaaaagcaCTGAGAGTAAAATAGTGTAGATAACCAAAGTAAATGAAACATCGCCAGTGTTTTGGAGAGTGAGAAGCGGAAAAGAGCAACAAGGGCTCGGCGTGAAGCAAAGCACACTTTTTTCAACTAAACTGCtatttaatacaaaaataaataatattaaatatgttTTACCATCTTACCCAATTTGGCCCACTTCGTGCCCCATAAGGTAGCACTTAATACGAAAATATTAGCCCTGTGGGTGCATATACTGGCTGGTACTGCTTGCGGTAGCGGAAGCTATTTGTGTCTACTAAGATCGTAGATgttctgataccatgtgaaaataataaaaaaacttctCATGAAATTGATTAACAAGGTACAAGAGGTGGTCCTTATATAGGAGTCTTAGGTTACATATAGTAAGATAGGTAATCAATCTCTATGCCGATAAGGTAAATAAATTCTGTTATTAAATACAAGATACTCTTAGGTaccttataaatttttttaaatgaatttcCTTGGGTTGAGGCCTTTCTCCCAACCCTACTGCATTTATGACCGGGCTGCCTTTTTTTTATGTACAATGAAACAAGATGTGTATGAATCTAGACACATATTTACTTGTAATCAACAATGTACTTTTGCTAATTCAAGGGGATAAAATTTACATTCAGTTGTCCTCTTTGTAGGCTCCAGCTTTTGTATTTATAGATGAGATTGATGCTATTGCTGGAAGGCATGCAAGAAAGGATCCACGCAGGAAGGCAACATTTGAGGCTCTGATTTCTCAGCTTGACGGGGAGTGAGTATCGTAGTTTCATTTCATGGATATAACATTCTTCTTTGCAATGAAAATTTCATATTGGAGAACACTATAGCGCAGCTGTTTTTGATGAGATCTGATTCTAGAATCTTATTCTGCAGTCTGCTTGATATGGCTTCTCAAAGAACAACATTTCCCTTTCTTCCCTACCCTGTCTACAATCTCTAGCCAGTGAAATCTTTTGCTGTTGAATTATGCATTTTTGTATTATGAGGCAATGAAAAAtctagggtgtgtttggtatgaaggaaaatgttttctaggaaaacaatgttttcctggaaaaacaagtagatttttgacttattttctcgtTTATTGGtgactagaaaatattttccggaaaagaatttttagtgtttgatttatgaatgaaaattatttttgagaaaatatttgttatttttactagagagtagaaaataatttttgaattgaaattgaaaatattttttaaaaataaatttaaatttttttttggggaagGTGGGGATGGCGCGGGGGCGTAGGGTTGagatggggtaaaaaaataaaaatttgaaatttaaaatattttttaaaaacaaacttaattttattttttttggggggtNNNNNNNNNNNNNNNNNNNNNNNNNNNNNNNNNNNNNNNNNNNNNNNNNNNNNNNNNNNNNNNNNNNNNNNNNNNNNNNNNNNNNNNNNNNNNNNNNNNNNNNNNNNNNNNNNNNNNNNNNNNNNNNNNNNNNNNNNNNNNNNNNNNNNNNNNNNNNNNNNNNNNNNNNNNNNNNNNNNNNNNNNNNNNNNNNNNNNNNNNNNNNNNNNNNNNNNNNNNNNNNNNNNNNNNNNNNNNNNNNNNNNNNNNNNNNNNNNNNNNNNNNNNNNNNNNNNNNNNNNNNNNNNNNNNNNNNNNNNNNNNNNNNNNNNNNNNNNNNNNNNNNNNNNNNNNNNNNNNNNNNNNNNNNNNNNNNNNNNNNNNNNNNNNNNNNGGGGGGGGATCGGGGtaagggtggggtaaaaaaataaaaaaattgaagttgaaaattatattttaaaaaaagctttaaatttattttttccacaaaaaaaaattgtattgaagttggaggaaagttttggaaaatgtttttcttactttttgaagggaagtcattttccttaaatttgaggaaaatgagttgatttggaaaacattttacccaaccaaacatgagaaaattggatcataccaaacacacccgtAGTGAACTTTGGAGTCTTTTGCTCTTTTTGTCAAACTATGAACAAATATGAGTTAATGTGTCTTGGCAGTTGACTAACCTGCAGCACCTAACAGTTTAATTAATATGCGGACATCACTTTATAATGTCCTTTAAGTGTTGtttaaaagaagagaaaaatatgacACATGTTCTGCTTACATCTTCTGTTACGAGTTAGCAATATTTTCTCATACTGGAAACACCAAGACTTCTGTGATGATTTATTTTGGTATGTTTATCAAGTGCACTGCTAGAGATAGAAATTACAGTAACATGCATAGCAAAAAAGATTACTCTAATATTCTAGAGAAGTATTGAAGGCAAAGCCACTTTTTCCCTCCTATATTCCTGTATGGTTGTGCAGCCAAGATAATACAGGATTTGTTTGTGCAGGAAAGAAAAAACTGGTGTTGATAGGTTTTCACTAAGACAAGCTGTCATATTCATCTGTGCAACCAATCGGCCGGATGAACTGGACTTAGAATTTGTCCGCCCTGGACGTATTGACAGACGTGTGTATATTGGTTTACCAGATGCAAAGCAACGAGTGCAAATTTTTGGAGTTCACAGTGCTGGGAAACAGCTTTCCGAGGATATTGCCTTTGAGAAAGTAAATCGATTGCTTCATTAGTTCtttttttccccctttttttcCGCTAAACCattcattcatattcattactGAATCATTAAGTAATAAAAGCTACAAATCTAACATTTTTTTCAACCCAACAAAAGCACTACCCTTTACCTTGCCCAAAATCCAAACAACTCCAAACACCTGTCTAAGAACTAGTAAACTTGGCAACAGCCTTAGAGCGTGTTTggtttgacttattttaggtgtttttaagctaaaatagcTTTTTAACAGTTTTGGAGTgtttagataaaataaaaaagtgcttataagcaccTGTTTTTTAgccaaaataacataaataacttatggcttataagtcataagtcataagccaaaagccaatccaaacaggctcttagtCCTTTTAGTTCAGAAACATCATGTTTAGCCAACTCACCGGGCAACAAAAGCCTAACAACAGTCTGAATTTCCCTAGAAGTGATAGTAGGCTTCTTATTTTACCTAGCCAATCTTGAAGACTCCTGAGCAAGCTTCTCAAATATATCATTGATGAAATTGTTCATGTTCTCCATAGTCTTGCTTGAAATATCAATATCTGGGTGAACTTGATTCAGCACCTTGAAAATGTAGATCTTGTAAGTCTCAACAGTCAACACTCTTCTTtgtcctcctcttcttcttgtcAGCACCACCAGCACCTGATTCCTTTGGTAGCTTCTTCCCTGCCCTTGGCTTCTTCTCTGCTGGTGCTTTTTCAGCCTTTTCCTCCTCTGTTGCTGCTGGTTTCCTCTCTGCTGGATTTTTATCTGCTTTTTGTGCCATTGGAACAGAAATTCAGAATCTGAAAATGGGTTACTAAGAAAAGGAAAGTAGAAGATTCTTGGCTTGTGAAATGAGTTTGTGTTGGTGCTTCATCAGTTCTCATTGCTAGCTTGGAATCTCCCCTTCCATTTGATTTGCTTGAACGTAAAATTACTTTCACGTTATATACAGCTTCTTTTCAAGGGGTTAGCAGCAACCTTACTACTGCAGTGTAGTAACTGCACAGGCCAAAAGCTAGTTGTTCCTTTTCTTGTACTTAGTTGCGGGAAGA
The Solanum stenotomum isolate F172 chromosome 12, ASM1918654v1, whole genome shotgun sequence DNA segment above includes these coding regions:
- the LOC125849267 gene encoding ATP-dependent zinc metalloprotease FTSH 12, chloroplastic, with amino-acid sequence MHLTTTPPPQQLNSIQLSSKPLFLTLPFKCRRKFSRIRRPTIVASSSNTNNSPEGFSWLQLSQSIRRGSERFLNQLEDSVKKETGFDFQDVKVKVGEFSGRAVDSAKNGQISLQRFQSELFPEFLNWNKFESWKDVKKWDSKRVGVFILYIIVTVCSCQKIYMAIRAPIINRERKELTEAYMEALIPEPTPANVKRFKKGLWRKTTPKGLKLKKFIEAADGTLIHDSSYVGEDAWEDDSGSHNMKEVIDHDTRLRVEDKETLKENLGISAENQDMGGTWRARLQEWHKILRKEKMAEQLDSVNARYVVEFDMKEVEKSLRKDVVEKTRETQGTRALWISKRWWRYRPKLPYIYFLQKLDTSEVAAIVFTEDLKRVFVTMKEGFPLEYIVDIPLDPFLFEMISSSGAEVDLLQKRQIHYFFKVLFALLPGILILWFIRESMMLLNITTNRLLYKKYKQLFDMAYAENFILPVGEVGETKSMYKEIVLGGDVWDLLDELMIYMGNPMQYYEKDVKFVRGVLLSGPPGTGKTLFARTLAKESGMPFVFASGAEFTDSEKSGAARINEMFSVARRNAPAFVFIDEIDAIAGRHARKDPRRKATFEALISQLDGEKEKTGVDRFSLRQAVIFICATNRPDELDLEFVRPGRIDRRVYIGLPDAKQRVQIFGVHSAGKQLSEDIAFEKLVFRTVGYSGADIRNLVNEAGIMSVRKGHSKINQQDIVDVLDKQLLEGMGVLLTEEEQQKCEQSVSREKRQLLAVHEAGHIVLAHLFPQFDWHAFSQLLPGGKETAVSVFYPREDVVDQGYTTFGYMKMQMVVAHGGRCAERIVFGDDITDGGVDDLEKITKIAREMVISPTNSRLGLTSLTKKIGLGDRPDSPDGEIIKYKWDDPHIIPADMTVEVAELFTRELTRYIDETEELAMRGLLANRHILDLISNELLEHSRITGLEVEDKMRGLRPAMFDDFVKPFQINMEEEGPLPHNDRLSYQPLDIYPAPLHRS